In Gracilimonas sp., a single window of DNA contains:
- a CDS encoding rhodanese-like domain-containing protein gives MWKTILTIATILIIGLIMFNIFSNKTDEKETQRIDISVEEFKEIKTETPGIIIDVRTKGEYEEGHLVEADHQYDLMNGDFAAQLDSLNKDETYYLYCRSGNRSGQAARMMKQNGFEKVYNVGGFQDLANAGFETK, from the coding sequence ATGTGGAAAACGATTTTAACAATAGCGACAATTTTAATTATAGGACTAATCATGTTTAATATATTTTCAAACAAAACCGACGAAAAAGAAACTCAGCGTATCGACATCAGTGTAGAAGAGTTTAAAGAAATAAAGACTGAAACTCCGGGTATTATTATTGATGTCCGTACCAAAGGTGAGTATGAAGAAGGACATTTGGTTGAAGCCGATCACCAATATGACTTAATGAATGGTGATTTTGCTGCGCAACTTGATAGCTTGAATAAAGATGAGACGTACTATCTATACTGTCGATCGGGCAACAGAAGTGGACAGGCAGCTCGCATGATGAAGCAAAATGGTTTTGAAAAGGTATACAATGTTGGTGGGTTTCAGGATTTGGCCAATGCAGGTTTCGAAACCAAATAG
- a CDS encoding class I SAM-dependent methyltransferase gives MKDFWNERYSEQEFVYGTEPNNFFKEHIENLESRTIILPAEGEGRNAIYAASKGWDVTAVDYSEQGKKKALKLAEQKGVNIKYDLSDLADYDFGQNKYDAAAFIYVHLPRSIIKDVYSHVISSVKPGGKIIVEVYSVNQLGRNSGGPKDKRVLYTEEKLRDLLSGTDIKWMDEVEVTLNEGMHHVGKAMVFRAIAEKV, from the coding sequence ATGAAAGATTTTTGGAATGAACGTTATTCGGAACAGGAATTTGTATATGGAACCGAACCGAATAATTTTTTTAAAGAACATATTGAGAATTTAGAATCCCGTACAATTATTCTGCCTGCCGAGGGTGAAGGGCGTAATGCCATATATGCTGCAAGCAAAGGCTGGGATGTAACAGCAGTAGATTATAGTGAGCAAGGGAAGAAAAAAGCACTGAAACTGGCAGAACAGAAAGGGGTCAACATCAAATATGATTTGAGTGATTTAGCTGATTATGATTTTGGACAAAACAAATATGATGCTGCAGCTTTCATTTATGTCCATTTGCCACGATCAATCATAAAAGATGTGTATTCTCATGTAATTTCAAGCGTCAAGCCGGGAGGTAAGATTATTGTGGAGGTATATTCAGTCAACCAGCTTGGAAGAAATTCAGGAGGACCAAAAGATAAACGGGTTTTATATACCGAAGAAAAATTACGGGATTTGCTTTCCGGTACCGACATCAAATGGATGGATGAAGTCGAAGTGACTCTCAATGAAGGGATGCATCATGTTGGGAAAGCGATGGTGTTTCGGGCAATTGCTGAAAAAGTATAA
- a CDS encoding MFS transporter, with translation MKVLGLKHNWKQFSLLVFINAFVGGMVGLERTILPEIAESEFGIAARSAIFSFIIVFGITKAASNYFAGRFAQQYGRKKMLIVGWLFGLPVPFILMMADSWNWVIAANVFLGINQGLAWSANVIMKIDLAGKKDRGLAMGLNEFAGYLAVAVVAFLTGWIASEFGLRPYPFYLGIGLAGIGLLMSIFLVKDTAPWVHSESSEGNNEKRSKENLFWKVSIGDRNLFAVSQSGLATNLKDGMAWGIFPLYLSAAGLNLYQIGIVTAIYPAFWGIFQVVTGKISDYTGRKNMLFAGLMVQAASLLIFPSLSHFYEFIIAASFLGLGTAMVYPTFLAAVADLVHPEDRAESIGVFRLWRDGGYAVGALLAGFLADLFDLGFAITITGVIVMISGITLLISMNKLKKPVHL, from the coding sequence ATGAAAGTACTCGGACTCAAACATAATTGGAAGCAATTCTCGTTGCTGGTGTTCATCAATGCTTTTGTAGGTGGCATGGTGGGGCTGGAGCGCACCATTCTACCCGAAATTGCCGAAAGTGAGTTTGGCATCGCAGCTCGTTCAGCAATCTTTTCATTCATCATTGTTTTTGGAATTACCAAAGCGGCATCCAATTATTTTGCGGGAAGATTTGCCCAGCAATACGGACGCAAGAAAATGCTGATTGTGGGCTGGCTGTTTGGTTTGCCTGTTCCTTTCATTTTAATGATGGCAGACAGCTGGAATTGGGTGATCGCTGCCAATGTATTTTTAGGTATTAACCAGGGACTGGCGTGGTCGGCCAATGTGATTATGAAAATTGATCTTGCCGGGAAAAAAGACCGGGGCCTGGCCATGGGATTGAATGAATTTGCCGGTTATTTAGCTGTGGCAGTTGTGGCTTTCCTGACCGGGTGGATTGCTTCAGAGTTTGGGTTACGACCATACCCTTTCTATTTAGGAATTGGACTGGCCGGTATCGGATTACTAATGTCGATTTTTTTAGTGAAAGACACTGCTCCCTGGGTTCATTCTGAAAGTTCTGAAGGAAATAATGAAAAAAGGAGTAAAGAGAATCTGTTTTGGAAGGTTTCGATAGGAGATCGTAATCTGTTTGCCGTTTCACAATCTGGATTGGCAACCAATTTAAAAGATGGAATGGCTTGGGGAATATTTCCGCTATATTTGTCAGCAGCCGGACTGAATTTATATCAAATTGGAATTGTAACGGCTATTTATCCGGCGTTTTGGGGAATTTTCCAGGTAGTAACAGGGAAAATCTCAGACTATACCGGTCGAAAGAATATGTTATTTGCAGGATTGATGGTACAGGCTGCAAGTTTGTTAATCTTCCCATCACTGTCCCACTTTTATGAATTTATAATTGCGGCCTCATTTTTAGGATTAGGAACTGCAATGGTATATCCTACGTTTTTAGCAGCTGTAGCTGACTTGGTTCATCCTGAAGATCGTGCTGAAAGTATCGGAGTATTTCGATTATGGAGAGATGGCGGTTATGCCGTCGGAGCACTTCTTGCAGGATTTTTGGCTGATTTGTTCGATCTTGGATTTGCAATCACCATAACAGGAGTGATTGTTATGATATCCGGTATTACTTTGTTAATTAGCATGAATAAACTTAAAAAACCGGTGCATCTCTAA
- a CDS encoding DNA-3-methyladenine glycosylase I translates to MNKKRCGWVEGQFQEYIKYHDEEWGVPVHDDKTHFEFLILEGAQAGLSWSTILKRREGYRNAFANFDPEKVAQFNESKIQELLQDEGIIRNKLKVRSAVTNAQLFLDIQEEFGSFDNYIWEFVGGEPIVSHWESMKGLPATSKESDTLSKDLKKRGFKFVGSTIMYAHMQACGLVMDHTTDCFRYAELNPEH, encoded by the coding sequence ATGAATAAAAAACGTTGTGGCTGGGTTGAAGGTCAATTTCAGGAATACATTAAATACCACGATGAAGAGTGGGGAGTTCCCGTCCATGATGACAAAACACATTTCGAGTTTTTGATTTTGGAGGGAGCCCAGGCCGGACTCAGCTGGTCTACAATTTTAAAGCGCCGGGAAGGATACCGGAATGCGTTTGCCAATTTTGATCCTGAGAAAGTGGCTCAGTTTAATGAATCTAAAATTCAGGAATTGTTGCAGGATGAAGGTATTATCCGAAACAAACTGAAGGTGAGGTCTGCGGTAACCAATGCTCAGTTATTTTTGGATATTCAAGAGGAATTCGGCAGCTTTGACAACTACATCTGGGAATTTGTCGGGGGTGAACCGATTGTCAGTCACTGGGAAAGCATGAAGGGGTTACCGGCCACCAGTAAAGAGTCCGACACCCTAAGTAAGGACCTGAAAAAACGAGGGTTTAAGTTTGTAGGAAGTACCATCATGTATGCCCATATGCAGGCTTGTGGATTAGTAATGGACCATACCACAGACTGCTTCCGATATGCAGAATTGAACCCCGAACATTGA
- a CDS encoding pitrilysin family protein: MKKTQRIMATSMLMLTFVFSFSGIQAQYLEEFEDKVTEFTLDNGLHFIIIERHDAPVASFYTHVDVGGANEPVGNTGIAHIFEHMAFKGTHYIGTTNWEKEKVVIDQMDQVYQEWLREKYKANPDSSVLNAKWTKFQELQEESRQFVVNNEFSQIIEQNGGTGLNASTGADFTNYFYSLPSNRAELWFNLESDRFKNPTYREFYVEKEVVREERRMRTDSNPIGRLIEEFLAVAYTAHPYGRPVVGWNSDITATTIADARDFYDKFYVPSNITIAIAGDVKPSRMRELAQEYFGDLREGEPAPIVTTIEPEQRGERRFSIEGNSQPIMLIGYHGVEESHPDFEALNLVGNIISNGRTSRLYKKLVEDRQLALQVVAFNGFPGSKYGSMFLTLAVPNRGVELDSLENSIYEEIESVKKGALTQEELDRARTNIRAGIIRGLNNNTGLASNFASTHATKGDWREVFLRLDRINEVTLEDLQRVTKKYLVKDTRTVGATVQADS; the protein is encoded by the coding sequence ATGAAAAAAACACAGAGAATAATGGCAACCTCCATGCTGATGCTAACGTTTGTGTTTTCCTTTTCGGGGATTCAAGCACAGTACCTGGAGGAGTTTGAAGATAAAGTAACCGAGTTTACGCTAGATAATGGATTGCACTTCATTATAATTGAACGGCATGATGCCCCAGTTGCAAGTTTCTACACCCATGTGGATGTAGGCGGAGCTAATGAACCGGTTGGAAATACAGGTATTGCACACATATTTGAACATATGGCATTTAAGGGTACTCATTATATCGGCACCACAAACTGGGAAAAAGAGAAAGTGGTGATCGATCAAATGGATCAGGTGTATCAGGAGTGGCTTCGTGAAAAATATAAAGCCAATCCGGATTCTTCTGTCCTGAATGCAAAATGGACAAAGTTTCAGGAACTTCAGGAGGAATCAAGGCAATTTGTAGTCAATAATGAATTCTCCCAAATTATTGAGCAAAATGGCGGTACAGGCTTAAATGCTTCTACCGGTGCTGATTTTACAAATTATTTTTATAGCCTCCCTTCAAACAGGGCTGAATTATGGTTCAACCTGGAATCAGACCGATTCAAAAACCCAACCTATCGTGAGTTTTATGTTGAGAAAGAGGTGGTTCGCGAAGAACGCAGGATGCGTACTGATTCTAATCCAATCGGACGATTGATTGAGGAATTTTTAGCCGTGGCCTATACTGCTCACCCTTATGGACGCCCTGTAGTAGGCTGGAACTCTGATATTACTGCCACTACCATTGCAGATGCTCGTGATTTTTATGACAAATTCTACGTACCAAGTAATATCACTATTGCTATTGCCGGTGATGTAAAACCTAGCCGAATGAGGGAATTAGCTCAAGAGTATTTCGGTGATCTCAGGGAAGGCGAACCGGCACCTATAGTTACTACTATCGAACCCGAACAACGAGGTGAACGACGCTTCAGTATTGAAGGAAACTCACAGCCTATTATGCTAATCGGATATCATGGTGTTGAAGAGTCTCACCCTGATTTTGAAGCATTGAATTTAGTAGGGAATATTATTTCAAATGGCCGCACATCACGTCTTTATAAAAAATTGGTTGAAGATCGCCAGCTTGCTTTACAAGTTGTTGCTTTTAATGGTTTTCCGGGAAGTAAATATGGTTCTATGTTCCTAACTCTTGCTGTGCCTAACAGAGGGGTGGAACTAGATTCACTTGAGAACTCAATCTATGAGGAAATAGAGTCAGTAAAAAAAGGGGCACTGACCCAGGAAGAATTAGATCGGGCCCGTACTAATATTCGAGCAGGAATTATTCGCGGACTTAATAACAACACCGGACTGGCCAGTAACTTCGCAAGTACACATGCAACCAAAGGTGACTGGAGAGAAGTATTTTTACGATTGGATCGCATCAATGAGGTGACTTTGGAAGACCTGCAGCGTGTTACAAAAAAATACTTAGTCAAAGACACCCGAACCGTAGGTGCTACGGTACAAGCTGATTCCTAA
- a CDS encoding YeeE/YedE thiosulfate transporter family protein produces the protein MDILFQPMPWYVAGPIIGLTVPLLLIMGGKMFGVSANLRHACAACNFGNIAFFNYDWKEAGWWNLTFLAGSIIGGFLGGYVFANPEPIDLAASTIADLQALGIQDFAGLVPADLISWAALGTPTGLIVLVLGGFMVGFGARYAGGCTSGHAISGLSDLQLASLIAVIGFFIGGLIMTYFIYPLIL, from the coding sequence ATGGACATATTATTTCAACCTATGCCTTGGTATGTAGCCGGTCCCATCATCGGCCTTACTGTTCCCCTTCTGCTTATTATGGGAGGGAAGATGTTCGGTGTTTCGGCAAATCTGAGGCACGCTTGTGCGGCATGCAATTTCGGAAACATAGCATTTTTCAATTATGACTGGAAAGAAGCCGGTTGGTGGAATCTTACTTTTTTAGCGGGTTCTATTATTGGTGGCTTTCTAGGCGGATATGTATTCGCTAATCCCGAGCCGATTGATCTTGCAGCATCCACGATAGCTGATTTACAGGCCCTTGGAATTCAGGATTTTGCCGGATTGGTTCCGGCTGATCTTATTTCCTGGGCGGCATTAGGCACACCAACCGGACTTATTGTATTGGTTTTAGGTGGCTTTATGGTAGGCTTTGGGGCTCGTTATGCCGGCGGATGTACTTCCGGTCACGCTATTTCCGGGTTATCCGATTTACAACTTGCCTCACTGATTGCTGTCATCGGCTTCTTTATTGGCGGTCTTATTATGACTTACTTCATTTACCCACTCATACTTTAA
- a CDS encoding MBL fold metallo-hydrolase gives MFFQQIFEEKLAQYAYLIGCQASGEAIVIDPMRDIDRYKEIAEKNNLKIIAAAETHIHADYLSGLREFAEQGVKVYVSDEGDENWKYEWVIGSNYDHKLLKDGDKFSVGNIKFTAAFTPGHTPEHLSFLVADGAKSDVPMGLLSGDFVFVGDVGRPDLLETAAGEKGVMESSAKVLYQSLQKFKEMPGYWQVWPGHGAGSACGKALGAIPESTVGYEQRFNDSIRAATNEQEFVDYILDGQPEPPIYFARMKRENKKGPKILGNIPQPENLTIEQIIGQVRITNSVILDTRNRGEFMNGHIEGSLLSPINKAFNTVAGSYIREDESIFLIIEEDKLQEAVLDLIRIGLDPVKGFATPGQLKEFAEKGGVLFTTDTIDFAQTEKHLNANEAYLLDVRKKSEFDEGHIPGAINIAHTRLLERLGDIPNDKPVMVSCRTGARSAVASAFLEREDFVVKYVDDLIEEWLEKNIEH, from the coding sequence ATGTTTTTTCAACAAATATTTGAAGAAAAGCTCGCTCAATATGCATATCTAATTGGTTGTCAGGCATCGGGCGAAGCCATTGTGATTGACCCCATGCGGGATATTGACCGATATAAAGAAATTGCCGAAAAAAATAACCTCAAAATTATTGCTGCCGCGGAGACACATATTCATGCCGACTATCTTTCCGGGTTACGTGAATTTGCTGAGCAGGGGGTTAAAGTATATGTTTCGGATGAAGGGGATGAAAACTGGAAATACGAATGGGTTATTGGAAGTAATTACGACCATAAGCTGTTAAAGGATGGGGATAAATTCTCAGTTGGGAACATCAAGTTTACTGCAGCATTTACCCCGGGGCATACCCCCGAACACCTGAGTTTTTTAGTGGCTGACGGAGCAAAATCTGATGTTCCAATGGGGTTGCTCTCAGGTGATTTTGTTTTTGTAGGAGATGTAGGACGCCCGGATTTACTTGAAACAGCAGCCGGTGAGAAAGGGGTTATGGAAAGTTCAGCTAAAGTATTGTATCAATCACTTCAAAAATTTAAAGAAATGCCGGGTTACTGGCAGGTGTGGCCGGGACATGGAGCGGGAAGCGCCTGCGGAAAGGCTTTGGGGGCTATTCCTGAATCTACGGTGGGATATGAACAACGGTTTAATGATTCTATACGTGCAGCAACTAACGAACAAGAGTTTGTGGATTATATTTTGGATGGTCAGCCGGAGCCACCGATTTATTTTGCCCGTATGAAAAGGGAAAATAAAAAAGGGCCTAAAATCCTGGGAAATATCCCACAACCGGAAAACCTAACTATAGAACAAATTATTGGACAGGTACGCATCACAAACTCAGTGATTTTAGACACACGCAATCGGGGAGAATTTATGAATGGGCATATTGAAGGTTCACTTCTTTCTCCAATTAATAAAGCCTTCAATACGGTAGCGGGTTCTTATATAAGAGAGGACGAATCCATTTTCTTGATTATTGAAGAGGATAAATTACAAGAAGCAGTGCTGGATTTAATCCGGATAGGATTGGATCCTGTAAAAGGATTTGCCACACCCGGTCAATTGAAAGAATTTGCTGAAAAGGGAGGGGTGCTTTTTACTACAGATACCATAGATTTTGCTCAAACGGAAAAACACCTGAATGCGAATGAAGCCTATTTACTGGATGTACGCAAAAAATCGGAATTTGACGAAGGGCACATTCCCGGAGCAATAAATATTGCTCATACCCGCTTGTTGGAAAGACTGGGTGATATTCCAAACGATAAACCCGTAATGGTTTCCTGCCGAACCGGAGCCAGATCTGCTGTCGCATCAGCTTTCCTTGAGAGAGAGGATTTTGTTGTGAAATACGTGGATGATTTGATTGAGGAGTGGCTGGAGAAGAACATCGAACATTAA
- a CDS encoding SulP family inorganic anion transporter, with translation MEKINQTMKSKPSITKYIPILDWIKSYSGDDAKGDINAGITVGIMLIPQGMAYAMLAGLPPIYGLYASIVPLILYAVFGTSRQLAVGPVAMVSLLVLAGVGEIADVGSDRFIQLAIMTAMGVGVFQLLMGVFRMGFLVNFLSHPVLSGFTSAAALIIGGSQLKNLLGIDIPRTNYVHEILINAFQKINEIDPFTAAIGIGSIATIILIRKWKRTFPSALVVVGLGTLVTYVFGLNESGVAIVGDIPRGLPSFKFTSMSWADIELLLPTILVISLVGYMESIAVAKAIANKHGYKVDPNQELIGLGVANIGGALFQSYPTTGGFSRTAVNDQAGSRTGMASIVSAVIIALTVLFLTPLFYYLPSAVLAAIIMVAVAGLFDTHEMRHLWKTDRKDLALLVITFIATLSLGIEEGIAVGVLISLGLVIYSSTKPHSTELGRLGETKNFRNVKRYKEAKTEEEILIYRFDSQLYFANVEYFRDTIDSLIAEKGDKLNLVILDASAMNNIDSTGVHALQELIKDLKDRDIELYFAGAIGPVRDKLKVSGITEGLSISNFYFDVADAMEAYKKGHKKDHNYSPVQTNT, from the coding sequence ATGGAGAAAATAAATCAAACCATGAAATCAAAACCATCCATTACCAAATATATTCCCATTCTGGATTGGATTAAATCCTATTCCGGGGATGACGCTAAAGGAGATATAAATGCCGGCATTACGGTGGGTATCATGCTTATTCCTCAGGGAATGGCGTATGCCATGCTTGCCGGGCTCCCGCCGATTTACGGTTTATACGCCTCTATTGTACCGCTGATTTTATATGCTGTTTTTGGCACGTCTCGTCAGTTGGCAGTAGGGCCTGTGGCAATGGTTTCTTTGTTGGTACTGGCAGGTGTTGGTGAGATTGCAGATGTGGGAAGTGATCGGTTCATACAGCTGGCGATTATGACTGCCATGGGTGTAGGGGTTTTCCAACTTTTGATGGGTGTATTCAGAATGGGTTTTTTGGTGAATTTTTTATCGCACCCTGTACTTAGCGGATTTACTTCAGCTGCTGCACTGATCATTGGTGGCAGTCAGCTTAAAAACCTATTGGGAATTGACATTCCTAGAACTAATTATGTGCATGAAATTCTGATTAATGCTTTTCAAAAAATAAATGAGATTGATCCTTTTACAGCTGCAATTGGGATCGGATCTATTGCAACCATCATTCTTATTAGAAAATGGAAACGCACCTTTCCCTCAGCATTAGTTGTAGTAGGGCTAGGAACCCTTGTAACGTATGTCTTTGGGTTAAATGAATCCGGAGTGGCGATTGTGGGAGATATTCCAAGAGGTCTTCCAAGTTTCAAATTTACATCTATGAGCTGGGCTGACATTGAATTGTTATTACCAACTATTCTTGTGATTTCATTGGTGGGATATATGGAGTCGATTGCCGTGGCTAAAGCCATCGCAAACAAGCATGGATATAAAGTTGACCCAAACCAGGAATTGATTGGATTGGGGGTGGCGAATATTGGTGGAGCCTTGTTCCAGTCATATCCGACAACCGGGGGATTTTCAAGAACTGCAGTGAACGATCAGGCCGGCTCCAGAACAGGAATGGCTTCTATTGTTTCAGCAGTAATTATCGCACTCACAGTACTCTTTTTAACCCCACTGTTTTATTATCTGCCTAGTGCGGTTTTGGCGGCGATTATTATGGTGGCCGTGGCCGGGCTATTCGATACCCATGAAATGAGGCATCTTTGGAAAACAGACCGAAAAGACCTGGCTTTGTTGGTAATCACCTTTATCGCCACACTTTCTCTTGGCATTGAAGAAGGTATTGCAGTAGGCGTATTAATTTCATTAGGACTGGTGATCTACAGCAGTACCAAACCGCACAGTACGGAATTGGGCCGATTAGGAGAAACCAAAAATTTCCGAAACGTTAAACGATATAAAGAAGCGAAAACTGAAGAAGAAATTCTGATTTACCGTTTCGATTCTCAGCTTTATTTCGCCAATGTAGAATATTTCAGAGACACTATTGATTCTCTCATTGCCGAAAAAGGAGATAAACTCAACCTGGTGATCCTGGATGCATCTGCTATGAATAATATAGATTCTACCGGAGTACATGCACTGCAGGAATTGATAAAAGACCTGAAAGATCGGGATATTGAATTGTATTTTGCCGGCGCCATTGGTCCGGTTAGAGATAAGCTGAAAGTATCCGGAATTACGGAAGGGCTCAGTATCAGTAACTTTTATTTTGATGTAGCCGATGCAATGGAAGCCTACAAAAAAGGTCACAAGAAGGACCACAATTATTCACCGGTTCAAACTAATACTTAA
- a CDS encoding MBL fold metallo-hydrolase → MYFKQFFDEKLAQYAYMVGCQANGTAVMIDPMRDIDQYIEHAAGQNLTIVGAADTHIHADYISGLREFAERGVKVYASDEGDKDWKYEWLKNSDYDYEFLNDGDEFKIGNITIKAWHTPGHTPEHLSYFITDGAAADEPMGIATGDFIFVGDVGRPDLLESAAGQANVMEPSARTLFKSVEDFKNVPEYLQIWPGHGAGSACGKALGAIPETTVGYELRYNASIKSATSEDAFVNFILEGQPEPPLYFARMKRDNKLGPKIIKGLPQPKHLTLKELGSLSNNTEVAVLDTRERDEFSEGHLPGSLLSPMNKQFNTVAGSYITEDEDIYLVVEEHKLEEAVRDLYRIGLDNVIGYVTPMDLDHYAEQGGELEAITVQKFDNINQYVDDDNYQILDVRKASEYSEGNIEGAQNLAHTRLLPRLGEITKDKTLVVHCQAGGRSAVASAFLKRNGYKVVLIDDEFENYKPKAATTV, encoded by the coding sequence ATGTATTTCAAACAATTCTTTGACGAAAAATTAGCACAGTATGCATATATGGTTGGATGCCAGGCTAATGGAACAGCTGTAATGATCGACCCAATGCGTGATATCGACCAATACATTGAACATGCAGCCGGCCAAAATTTAACCATTGTCGGTGCAGCTGATACTCATATCCATGCCGATTATATTTCCGGTCTTCGGGAATTTGCCGAGCGTGGAGTGAAAGTGTACGCCTCAGATGAAGGTGATAAAGACTGGAAGTACGAATGGCTGAAAAACAGCGATTATGACTATGAGTTTTTAAACGATGGTGATGAATTCAAAATAGGTAACATTACCATTAAAGCCTGGCACACACCGGGACATACTCCCGAACATTTGAGTTACTTTATTACTGATGGTGCAGCAGCGGATGAACCCATGGGAATTGCCACCGGCGACTTTATATTTGTAGGAGATGTAGGGCGACCTGATCTCCTGGAATCAGCTGCGGGGCAAGCCAATGTAATGGAGCCTTCTGCCCGGACCCTTTTTAAATCGGTTGAAGATTTTAAAAATGTTCCCGAGTACCTGCAAATCTGGCCGGGGCACGGAGCCGGAAGTGCTTGCGGAAAAGCATTGGGAGCAATCCCTGAAACAACCGTTGGATATGAATTGCGTTACAATGCTTCCATCAAATCAGCAACTTCTGAGGATGCTTTCGTGAATTTCATTCTTGAAGGTCAGCCGGAGCCACCTTTGTATTTTGCACGAATGAAAAGAGACAATAAGCTTGGTCCCAAAATCATAAAAGGACTTCCACAGCCAAAGCATCTCACTTTAAAGGAGCTTGGAAGCTTGTCGAACAACACGGAGGTTGCCGTGCTTGACACCCGAGAAAGAGACGAATTCTCAGAAGGACATCTTCCCGGATCATTGCTCTCGCCTATGAACAAACAGTTTAATACGGTAGCCGGCTCTTATATCACAGAAGATGAAGATATTTACCTGGTTGTAGAGGAGCATAAACTGGAAGAAGCCGTTCGTGATCTCTATCGCATTGGGTTGGATAATGTAATTGGCTATGTGACTCCAATGGACCTTGATCATTATGCTGAACAAGGGGGAGAACTGGAAGCTATCACAGTGCAAAAATTCGATAATATTAATCAGTATGTAGATGATGACAATTACCAGATCCTGGATGTGAGGAAAGCCTCAGAATACAGTGAAGGTAATATAGAAGGTGCTCAAAACCTGGCACATACACGATTATTGCCAAGATTAGGTGAAATCACCAAAGACAAAACCTTGGTGGTACACTGTCAAGCAGGGGGCCGCTCCGCTGTAGCTTCGGCATTTCTAAAACGAAATGGCTATAAAGTAGTTCTCATCGATGATGAATTCGAAAATTATAAGCCTAAAGCAGCAACCACTGTTTAA
- a CDS encoding GntR family transcriptional regulator, whose protein sequence is MEQQSSKHEYVKQHLQKEITEGNYEAGEKLPSENRLCDYFKVSRVTVRHALQNLENDGLIYRKQGIGAFVNDQNMKSNLVRLTDFSEDMRLAGLESSSRLISLKKVDPVKEVNEILEVRPDMKLIRVDRIRLGSGKPVAFDITWLPPGYGQLLFDEDLTTQTIYNVIEEKYEIPILAGSYKITAINADDYIANQLNISQNDAVLEIDRCSRTTGDKKVYFQKRYYNPAHVSYVMELSRNDESETSSKDGLPLKEFSPKFAK, encoded by the coding sequence ATGGAACAACAATCATCTAAACACGAATACGTTAAACAGCATTTGCAAAAAGAAATCACTGAGGGAAATTATGAAGCCGGAGAGAAACTGCCTTCTGAAAACCGTCTTTGTGATTACTTTAAGGTAAGCCGCGTAACCGTCCGTCACGCGTTGCAAAATTTGGAGAATGACGGGCTGATTTATCGCAAACAAGGTATAGGCGCTTTTGTTAATGATCAGAATATGAAGAGTAACCTTGTCCGGCTGACAGATTTCTCGGAGGATATGCGCCTTGCCGGTTTGGAAAGCAGTTCCCGGCTCATCAGTTTAAAAAAAGTAGATCCCGTTAAAGAGGTAAATGAGATTCTGGAAGTTCGCCCTGATATGAAACTCATCCGTGTGGATCGTATTCGCCTCGGCAGTGGAAAACCCGTAGCGTTTGACATCACATGGCTTCCGCCCGGCTATGGCCAACTTCTATTTGATGAAGACCTAACCACTCAAACCATCTACAATGTGATTGAAGAAAAATATGAGATTCCCATTCTTGCCGGTAGTTATAAAATTACTGCCATCAATGCCGACGACTATATTGCGAATCAACTAAATATTTCCCAAAATGATGCCGTTCTGGAAATTGACCGTTGCTCACGAACCACCGGTGACAAAAAGGTTTATTTTCAAAAGCGATATTACAATCCGGCCCACGTTTCCTATGTAATGGAGCTTTCCCGAAATGATGAATCTGAAACTTCCTCTAAAGATGGGTTACCCCTCAAGGAATTCTCTCCGAAGTTTGCTAAATAA
- a CDS encoding DUF6691 family protein, with the protein MKFLEYLKYLLIGMAFGFVLVKSEVVSWFRIQEMFRFDSIHMYGIIGLAIVVGIISIQIIKRNNIKDTKGNPITIPPKDSTQVKRYIIGGSLFGLGWALLGACPGPMFALLGSGLTVMIIPILSAAAGTYVYGMLRDSLPH; encoded by the coding sequence ATGAAATTTTTAGAATATCTCAAATACTTATTGATTGGAATGGCTTTTGGATTTGTACTTGTAAAATCTGAAGTCGTGTCTTGGTTTCGAATTCAGGAAATGTTCCGTTTCGACTCTATTCACATGTATGGAATTATCGGCCTTGCAATTGTGGTAGGCATTATTTCCATCCAAATTATTAAAAGAAACAACATCAAGGATACCAAGGGGAATCCAATTACGATACCTCCAAAAGATTCTACTCAAGTGAAACGCTACATCATTGGCGGCAGCTTATTTGGACTTGGCTGGGCTTTATTAGGAGCCTGCCCGGGCCCCATGTTTGCACTACTGGGAAGCGGCCTCACTGTGATGATCATCCCAATTTTATCAGCAGCAGCAGGAACTTACGTCTATGGTATGCTTCGAGATTCTTTACCTCATTAA